One window of Thiomicrorhabdus lithotrophica genomic DNA carries:
- a CDS encoding TIGR00341 family protein, with amino-acid sequence MENFTDYTVLYDAQNSELFESSVKASLDESWAIIAFESVDMLTLPKDSQVLLWLPDSALYALIPYAVEHNWSVGFLPHPDLKRFYRSFPLPKNIEEALADIKETQTAVLSDLLYCNGHLVLSSVMLGNSAMMTSASNMDNSLWCKFKYLVSMTFNLSKVSLSPYTLQTEKGTIVNTAALGVTFVYRPKSSDFTRYLVSETEVDKATLNTFVLAPRSISEVVRFLLSRLFTGKRSSQGLADYIGHMQTRTIHVVSAQPITFTVDSEPYTDDAIDVVIEADALKVISQALPTKVVSEEVKESIRISSLPKGQAVKELINRPLPWIHHLDHEEVKETFVNLKENAQTSESFLVLMVLATLLATVGLFANSAPVIIGAMILAPLMAPIISLSMGVLRQNIDLITTATKTLLVGVLLALFFGVLLTLITPLQAVTSEIAARLSPTILDMAVAIISGIAGAYANARSEVAKSLAGVAIAVALVPPLAVSGIGIGWLDWHTFSEAFLLFITNLVGIVLAATLTFLFMGFSPFHLARKGLLIALGFVVVVSVPLFLSFAKLVDKQQIISKLEGLNVDSIELRDVQIKQQKPLYVSATLLSNQNIDNNQLDEVKKQIEAQLNREIQLESKIAILR; translated from the coding sequence ATGGAAAACTTTACAGACTATACCGTGCTTTATGATGCTCAAAATAGTGAGTTATTTGAAAGCTCGGTAAAAGCCTCTTTAGATGAAAGTTGGGCAATAATCGCTTTTGAATCAGTTGATATGCTGACTTTACCGAAAGACAGTCAGGTTTTGCTCTGGTTACCTGATTCAGCCTTATATGCATTGATTCCTTATGCGGTTGAGCATAATTGGTCAGTCGGTTTTTTACCTCATCCCGATTTGAAACGTTTTTATCGCTCTTTTCCACTGCCAAAAAATATTGAAGAGGCCCTGGCGGACATTAAAGAGACACAAACGGCCGTATTATCCGATTTGCTCTACTGTAATGGCCATTTGGTATTGAGTTCGGTCATGCTGGGCAATTCGGCCATGATGACATCTGCTTCAAACATGGATAATAGTCTTTGGTGCAAGTTTAAATATTTGGTCTCTATGACTTTCAATCTAAGTAAAGTGAGTCTTTCTCCCTATACTTTGCAAACCGAAAAGGGCACAATCGTTAACACCGCTGCTTTGGGTGTGACCTTTGTGTATCGACCTAAAAGCAGCGACTTTACCAGGTATTTAGTGAGCGAAACTGAGGTCGATAAGGCAACATTAAATACCTTTGTTCTTGCTCCACGAAGCATCTCAGAAGTTGTTCGATTTCTGCTTTCTCGCCTTTTTACAGGAAAGAGATCCTCACAAGGTTTAGCCGACTATATTGGGCATATGCAAACGCGAACCATTCATGTTGTAAGTGCCCAACCCATCACCTTTACAGTGGATAGTGAGCCTTATACCGATGATGCAATAGACGTGGTTATTGAAGCAGATGCGTTAAAAGTGATTAGCCAAGCTTTACCGACCAAAGTTGTCTCAGAAGAAGTAAAAGAGTCAATACGTATTTCAAGCTTGCCAAAGGGCCAAGCGGTTAAAGAGTTAATAAACCGTCCATTACCTTGGATTCATCACTTAGATCATGAAGAGGTAAAAGAGACGTTTGTGAATTTAAAAGAGAACGCACAAACTTCTGAATCTTTTTTAGTATTAATGGTGCTTGCCACACTATTAGCAACGGTTGGCCTATTTGCTAACTCGGCGCCAGTCATCATTGGTGCAATGATTTTAGCGCCTTTAATGGCACCCATTATCTCTTTATCTATGGGGGTGTTGCGACAAAATATAGACCTCATCACCACCGCAACCAAAACCTTACTGGTTGGGGTTTTGTTGGCGCTCTTCTTTGGGGTTTTATTGACTCTAATTACTCCGCTACAAGCGGTGACTAGTGAAATTGCCGCGCGTTTGAGCCCTACTATTTTAGATATGGCGGTGGCGATTATTTCTGGAATTGCCGGTGCTTATGCCAATGCGCGTTCTGAGGTGGCAAAAAGTTTAGCGGGTGTGGCCATAGCCGTAGCGTTAGTTCCCCCATTAGCGGTTTCAGGTATTGGTATAGGTTGGTTAGACTGGCATACGTTTTCAGAGGCATTTTTACTGTTTATTACTAACTTAGTCGGCATTGTTTTAGCGGCGACATTGACGTTTTTATTTATGGGATTTAGTCCATTCCACTTAGCAAGAAAAGGCTTGTTAATAGCTCTAGGTTTTGTTGTTGTGGTTAGTGTGCCGTTATTTTTATCGTTTGCTAAATTGGTTGATAAACAACAAATTATTTCTAAGCTAGAAGGCTTAAATGTCGACAGTATTGAATTACGAGATGTGCAGATAAAACAACAGAAGCCCCTTTATGTCTCAGCCACCTTGTTGTCTAATCAAAACATCGATAACAATCAGTTGGATGAGGTAAAAAAACAGATTGAGGCACAGTTAAATCGAGAGATTCAGTTAGAGTCAAAGATTGCGATATTGCGCTAA
- a CDS encoding YbcC family protein, whose translation MIGNNNIEQAQALTTSLSESQNNLIAEGCNRIAPTWPLEELIAVNPWWELRDQSFLDVSAKIQALGQAHCLMPKTYFQNQWLETIYTHHVEQAMTELCHYEMTVMQLERYLLEDDDYTHWHNISDFVDSGRDRQHMMAWRDEITQQISQFCADYFRERPLNVCFNEHYSGIYSAWLETTRKDWGLEILMAEDGLTEQFLELPEKAEDLLAEAFGTLGVGDAQLADYIHALLLDENGWASWVAYLKWQDGLNGFDNTLMQEFLAIRVAWELVLWRHQKETGREVFNELKVMWRSQLSFLPRLIEAHKESQKKLWVWQRAAEIAYQSRLHERLRFTSEHLHPGIDESTGEVEHVTNPRTERSLVQAAFCIDVRSEVYRRALETQNEGIQTLGFAGFFGLPIEFQPLGSEISRPQLPGLLRSAIKVTPLTGKEKLTLTVEKLNKKARWSEWGYAPPATFSMVEATGVLYAFRMLKNSLFPDSHYHPINDLPLTAEFELTENEEPLNLERKAELAATILHAMGLDKNLASKVLLVGHGSRSCNNPHLAGYDCGACGGQTGEVNVRVLAYLLNEMDVREALVEKGIIIPEDTVFIAAMHNTTTDDITFFGEGVDDELRQWFENASDLCRQERSSRLGLTHLDGKALNKAIRGRSKDWSQVRPEWGLAGNAAFFVAPRWRTRGVDFDGRAFLHDYDHEEDQDRSLLTLIMTAPMVVANWINLQYYASACDNHVYGSGNKTLHNVIEGAVGVFEGNGGDLRIGLPIQALHDGENWMHEPLRLNVYIDAPREAIENIAKEHEAVRQLIDNDWLYLFRWGRKGTIERYYKGLWSTAYSTIQKTT comes from the coding sequence ATGATTGGCAATAACAATATCGAACAAGCACAAGCTTTAACAACCAGCTTAAGCGAATCACAAAACAACCTAATTGCAGAAGGCTGTAACCGTATTGCGCCAACTTGGCCATTAGAAGAACTGATTGCAGTAAATCCTTGGTGGGAACTTCGCGATCAATCATTTTTAGATGTATCGGCTAAGATTCAAGCTTTGGGGCAAGCACATTGCTTGATGCCTAAAACTTACTTTCAAAATCAGTGGTTAGAAACGATTTACACTCACCACGTAGAACAAGCAATGACTGAGTTATGTCATTATGAAATGACGGTCATGCAACTGGAACGCTACCTACTTGAAGATGATGATTATACGCATTGGCACAATATCAGTGACTTCGTAGACAGTGGACGTGATCGTCAACATATGATGGCTTGGCGTGATGAAATCACCCAACAAATTTCTCAGTTCTGTGCCGATTACTTTCGTGAACGTCCATTAAATGTTTGTTTCAACGAACACTACAGTGGCATTTATTCAGCTTGGCTAGAGACCACGCGTAAAGACTGGGGGCTTGAAATTCTGATGGCGGAAGACGGTTTGACAGAACAGTTTCTAGAGCTACCAGAAAAAGCTGAAGATCTTCTTGCAGAAGCGTTTGGTACTTTAGGGGTAGGTGATGCTCAGCTAGCCGATTATATTCATGCCTTACTGTTAGATGAAAATGGCTGGGCTTCGTGGGTTGCTTATCTAAAATGGCAAGATGGTTTAAATGGTTTTGATAACACCTTAATGCAAGAATTCTTGGCTATAAGAGTCGCTTGGGAATTAGTTCTTTGGCGTCATCAAAAAGAGACTGGTCGCGAAGTATTTAATGAACTAAAAGTGATGTGGCGTTCACAGCTTTCGTTTTTACCACGTTTGATTGAAGCGCATAAAGAGTCACAGAAAAAACTTTGGGTATGGCAGCGTGCTGCAGAGATTGCGTATCAATCTCGTCTGCATGAAAGATTGCGTTTTACCAGTGAACACTTGCACCCTGGCATTGATGAAAGTACTGGTGAAGTTGAGCATGTAACCAACCCACGAACAGAGCGCTCATTAGTACAAGCCGCATTCTGTATTGATGTCCGTTCTGAAGTGTATCGCCGTGCATTAGAAACTCAAAATGAAGGTATTCAAACACTCGGCTTTGCTGGTTTCTTTGGTCTACCCATCGAGTTTCAGCCTTTAGGCTCTGAGATTTCAAGACCACAACTACCAGGCCTGCTGCGTTCGGCGATTAAAGTCACGCCTTTGACAGGCAAGGAAAAGTTGACCCTAACTGTTGAAAAACTCAATAAGAAAGCGCGTTGGTCAGAATGGGGTTATGCGCCTCCAGCAACTTTCAGCATGGTTGAAGCGACTGGTGTTCTGTATGCATTCCGCATGTTAAAGAACAGTCTGTTCCCAGACTCACACTATCACCCGATAAATGACCTGCCTTTAACGGCTGAGTTTGAATTGACTGAGAACGAAGAACCTTTAAACCTGGAACGTAAGGCTGAATTAGCCGCAACCATTTTACATGCTATGGGGCTAGACAAAAATTTAGCATCCAAGGTTCTGTTGGTTGGTCATGGTAGCCGTTCATGCAACAACCCTCACTTAGCAGGGTATGATTGTGGTGCATGTGGCGGCCAAACGGGTGAAGTGAATGTTCGAGTTTTAGCTTACTTGCTAAATGAAATGGATGTTCGTGAAGCCCTAGTTGAAAAAGGCATTATCATTCCTGAAGACACTGTTTTTATAGCTGCCATGCACAATACGACAACGGATGACATAACATTCTTCGGTGAAGGCGTTGATGATGAACTACGCCAGTGGTTTGAAAATGCCTCTGACTTATGCCGCCAGGAACGCTCAAGTCGTTTAGGTCTGACCCACCTTGACGGTAAAGCGTTGAATAAGGCCATTCGTGGTCGAAGCAAAGACTGGTCACAAGTTCGACCTGAATGGGGTTTAGCAGGTAATGCGGCATTTTTTGTGGCACCTCGTTGGCGTACTCGTGGTGTTGATTTTGATGGTCGTGCGTTCTTACACGATTATGACCATGAAGAAGATCAAGATCGCAGCTTACTGACCTTGATTATGACCGCGCCAATGGTGGTAGCAAACTGGATTAACCTGCAATACTACGCTTCGGCTTGTGATAACCATGTATATGGTAGTGGAAACAAAACACTTCACAATGTCATCGAAGGTGCTGTGGGTGTCTTTGAGGGTAACGGTGGAGACTTACGTATCGGTTTGCCTATTCAAGCGCTTCATGATGGCGAAAACTGGATGCACGAACCTTTACGTTTGAATGTATATATTGACGCGCCACGTGAAGCGATTGAAAACATTGCAAAAGAACACGAAGCAGTCCGTCAGCTTATCGATAATGATTGGCTATATCTGTTCCGCTGGGGAAGAAAAGGGACCATTGAACGTTACTACAAAGGTCTTTGGTCAACGGCCTACAGTACAATTCAAAAAACGACTTAA